In Apilactobacillus bombintestini, one genomic interval encodes:
- a CDS encoding fructosamine kinase family protein, whose amino-acid sequence MMKNLTKDWLKQLPISNIENIRPVSGGDINDSYEVIANGQQYFMKVQPQKGKEFFAHEVQGLKMLGEHCRVPEIVDYGEIDGDGYLIQKWLNLSPFGDQSQIGTMLAKVHECHNDKFGLDNDFKMGRIPKNNTWQDSWTTFFTKQRLDPLVQMAIDKGGFTTDDINKYNNLKQQFYVDMKNHKPEPSLLHGDFWSGNFTFTNDGKGMLIDPDVYFGDREFDIGVSTVFGGFDDNFYSAYNKEYPLDEGWQNRIKYYQFFYLLMHYVLFGGMFKMSVDRILNQF is encoded by the coding sequence ATGATGAAGAACTTAACTAAAGATTGGCTAAAACAATTACCTATTTCTAATATCGAAAATATCCGCCCCGTTTCTGGTGGAGATATTAATGATTCATATGAAGTAATCGCAAATGGTCAACAATACTTTATGAAAGTCCAACCTCAAAAAGGAAAAGAATTTTTTGCACATGAAGTACAAGGTCTTAAAATGCTAGGTGAACATTGCCGTGTTCCTGAAATCGTTGATTATGGTGAAATTGACGGCGATGGCTATCTAATTCAAAAATGGCTAAACTTATCTCCATTTGGTGACCAAAGCCAAATTGGAACCATGCTAGCAAAAGTTCATGAATGCCATAATGATAAATTTGGTTTGGATAACGATTTTAAAATGGGCAGAATCCCTAAAAACAACACTTGGCAAGATTCATGGACCACTTTCTTTACCAAGCAAAGATTAGATCCATTGGTACAAATGGCTATAGATAAAGGTGGTTTCACCACAGATGACATCAATAAATATAATAATTTAAAACAACAATTTTATGTTGATATGAAAAATCATAAACCAGAACCATCCCTTCTTCATGGTGATTTCTGGTCTGGAAACTTTACCTTCACCAATGACGGTAAAGGTATGTTAATTGACCCTGACGTTTACTTTGGTGACAGAGAATTTGATATTGGTGTTTCCACAGTCTTTGGTGGATTCGATGATAACTTCTACAGTGCTTATAATAAAGAATATCCTTTAGATGAAGGTTGGCAAAATAGAATTAAATACTACCAATTTTTCTATTTATTAATGCATTACGTACTATTTGGCGGAATGTTCAAAATGTCTGTAGATCGTATTTTAAATCAATTTTAA
- the hisS gene encoding histidine--tRNA ligase, which translates to MRYQRPKGTADILPGDSEQWQYIEKTARDLFANYRYQEIRTPMFENFDVFSRTSGETSDIVTKEMYDFHDKGDRHITLRPEGTAGVVRAFVENKLYGPDTQKPVKLYYMGPMFRYERPQSGRLREFHQIGVEAFGSESPELDVEVIAMAVNLLKKLGINDLRIAINTLGDKETRAAYRKALIDYLEPHFDELSDDSKERLHKNPLRVLDSKDPDDQLIVDGAPSILDYLTDDAQKHFDKVTGLLDDLGIKYSVDYTMVRGLDYYNHTIFEIMTNSKALGEGYTTVCAGGRYDGLVNELGGPEVSGVGFGLGVERLLLLMNAEKIEFPAENALDAYVVGISDDASLEALKVVQALRAQGFTADKDYLDRKPKAQFKSANKLNAKFTLTIGDKELENHSIHMKNMADGNEISVDIDDVKNDFKDLVNKSF; encoded by the coding sequence ATGCGATATCAACGTCCAAAGGGTACAGCAGATATTTTACCTGGCGATTCTGAACAATGGCAATACATTGAAAAGACCGCAAGAGATTTATTTGCTAACTATCGTTACCAAGAAATAAGAACACCAATGTTTGAAAATTTTGATGTTTTCTCTAGAACTTCTGGGGAAACTTCAGATATTGTAACTAAAGAAATGTATGATTTTCATGATAAAGGTGATAGACATATTACACTTAGACCAGAAGGTACTGCAGGTGTAGTAAGAGCCTTTGTTGAAAACAAATTATATGGTCCAGATACTCAAAAACCAGTAAAACTTTACTACATGGGACCTATGTTCAGATATGAAAGACCTCAATCAGGTCGTTTAAGAGAATTCCACCAAATTGGTGTAGAAGCCTTTGGTAGTGAATCCCCTGAACTAGATGTAGAAGTTATCGCTATGGCAGTTAACTTACTTAAAAAGTTAGGCATTAATGATTTAAGAATTGCTATTAACACTTTAGGTGATAAGGAAACAAGAGCTGCATATCGTAAAGCTTTAATTGACTATCTAGAACCTCACTTTGATGAATTAAGTGATGATTCTAAAGAAAGATTACACAAGAACCCACTTCGTGTATTAGATAGTAAAGATCCAGATGATCAACTTATTGTTGATGGTGCACCATCTATCTTGGATTACTTAACAGACGATGCTCAAAAGCATTTTGACAAAGTAACCGGCTTATTAGATGATTTAGGCATCAAATACTCAGTTGATTACACTATGGTTAGAGGATTGGATTACTACAACCACACAATCTTTGAAATTATGACTAACTCAAAGGCCTTGGGTGAAGGATACACTACAGTTTGTGCTGGTGGTCGTTATGATGGACTAGTTAATGAATTAGGTGGACCTGAAGTTTCTGGTGTTGGTTTTGGATTGGGAGTAGAAAGGTTATTACTTCTAATGAATGCCGAAAAGATTGAATTCCCTGCAGAAAATGCTCTTGATGCATATGTAGTTGGAATTAGTGATGATGCAAGCTTGGAAGCACTAAAAGTGGTACAAGCTTTAAGAGCTCAAGGATTTACTGCAGATAAAGATTATCTAGACAGAAAACCAAAAGCTCAATTTAAGAGCGCTAATAAGTTAAATGCTAAATTCACCTTAACAATCGGTGATAAAGAATTAGAAAATCATTCTATTCATATGAAGAACATGGCTGATGGAAATGAAATCAGTGTGGACATCGATGATGTTAAAAATGATTTTAAGGATTTAGTAAATAAAAGTTTTTAA
- the aspS gene encoding aspartate--tRNA ligase, with the protein MNRTTYCGLVDESYLNKEVCLDGWVAKRRDLGKLIFIDLRDREGIVQLVFSDKNSAEALKVADDIRNEYVIEVKGTVVARSEKEVNPDMKTGKIEVDVSEVKILNKSVTPPFDIKNDITASEETKLKYRYLDLRRPEVQKGIILRSKIMRSVHSYFDDNGFIDVETPNLTVSTPEGARDYLVPSRLYHGSFYALPQSPQLFKQLLMGAGFDRYYQIARCFRDEDLRGDRQPEFTQIDMETSFLKPEEIQDITEGLIKKVMKDTLNIDVKTPFKRITWQESMDRFGTDQPDVRFGMELKDLSDIVKDVNFKVFSGTVQNGGKVKAIAVPDGAEKYSRKDIDKYTEYVKRFGAKGLAWMKVTDEGLTGPIAKFFDDQTVVDKMLEKTEAKPGDLLLFVADREKVVADTLGYLRCDIAEHLNMIPKDVFDFLWVVDWPLFEYDEGIERWVPAHHPFTMPNEGDEHYLNEGEDPHKAHAQSYDIILNGLELGGGSIRIHKKDLQMKMLKALGFSEERAYKRFGYFLHALDYGFPPHGGLAIGLDRFARLLAQTENIRDVIAFPKNSKATEPMTNAPAPVSKKQLDDLGLESEDDSEE; encoded by the coding sequence ATGAATCGAACAACATATTGTGGTTTAGTAGATGAAAGCTACTTAAACAAAGAAGTTTGCTTAGATGGCTGGGTAGCAAAGCGTCGTGATTTAGGAAAATTAATTTTCATTGATTTAAGAGATCGTGAAGGTATCGTTCAATTAGTATTTAGTGACAAGAACAGTGCAGAAGCACTAAAAGTTGCTGACGATATTAGAAATGAATACGTAATTGAAGTAAAGGGTACTGTTGTTGCTAGAAGTGAAAAAGAAGTAAACCCAGATATGAAGACTGGTAAAATCGAAGTCGACGTTTCTGAAGTTAAAATTCTAAACAAATCAGTAACTCCTCCATTCGATATTAAGAATGACATTACTGCTTCAGAAGAAACTAAGTTAAAGTATCGTTACCTTGATTTAAGAAGACCTGAAGTACAAAAGGGTATTATCTTAAGAAGTAAGATTATGAGATCAGTACATTCATACTTTGACGACAATGGATTTATTGATGTTGAAACTCCAAATCTTACTGTATCTACTCCTGAAGGTGCTCGTGATTACTTAGTTCCATCTCGTTTATACCATGGCTCATTCTATGCACTACCTCAATCACCTCAATTATTTAAACAATTATTGATGGGTGCTGGATTTGACCGTTACTACCAAATTGCTCGTTGTTTTAGAGACGAAGACTTACGTGGTGACCGTCAACCAGAATTTACTCAAATCGATATGGAAACTTCATTCTTGAAGCCAGAAGAAATCCAAGATATTACTGAAGGCTTAATCAAGAAAGTAATGAAGGATACCTTAAATATTGATGTTAAGACTCCATTCAAACGTATTACTTGGCAAGAATCTATGGACCGCTTCGGTACTGATCAACCTGATGTACGTTTTGGTATGGAATTGAAAGATTTATCAGATATCGTTAAGGATGTAAACTTCAAAGTATTCTCAGGTACTGTTCAAAATGGTGGCAAGGTTAAAGCTATTGCAGTTCCAGATGGTGCTGAAAAGTACTCAAGAAAAGACATTGATAAGTACACAGAATACGTTAAGAGATTTGGTGCTAAAGGTTTAGCATGGATGAAGGTTACTGATGAAGGCTTAACTGGTCCTATTGCTAAGTTCTTTGATGACCAAACTGTTGTTGACAAGATGTTAGAAAAGACTGAAGCTAAGCCAGGTGACTTACTATTATTTGTTGCTGATCGTGAAAAGGTTGTTGCAGATACATTAGGTTACTTAAGATGTGATATTGCTGAACACTTAAACATGATTCCAAAAGACGTATTTGACTTCTTATGGGTTGTTGACTGGCCATTATTCGAATACGATGAAGGAATTGAAAGATGGGTTCCTGCTCACCATCCATTCACTATGCCTAACGAAGGTGATGAACATTACTTAAATGAAGGTGAAGACCCTCATAAAGCACATGCTCAAAGTTATGACATTATCTTGAATGGTCTTGAATTAGGTGGAGGTTCTATCCGTATCCACAAGAAAGACTTACAAATGAAGATGCTTAAAGCCCTAGGATTCTCTGAAGAAAGAGCATACAAGCGTTTCGGATACTTCTTACACGCATTAGACTACGGATTCCCACCTCATGGTGGTCTAGCTATTGGATTAGATCGTTTTGCTAGATTATTAGCACAAACTGAAAACATTAGAGATGTTATCGCATTCCCTAAGAACTCCAAGGCTACTGAACCAATGACTAATGCTCCTGCTCCAGTATCTAAGAAACAGTTAGATGATCTAGGATTAGAAAGCGAAGACGATTCAGAAGAATAA
- a CDS encoding YitT family protein: MDDVQRMLKRHQYLAKASTAFMYGIMVSIAMNFFWTPGKIYSSGFTGLSQLINTLTSRYLPFTISPSIGLFALNIPFFLLAWKQIGHQFTCFTILTVFLASFMIKSLHPVYLTHDPMICAIFGGVVNGFGTGMSLKNEISTGGLDILGLVIRRKTGRSIGTINICFNIFIITAAGFTYGWPYAFYSAIGIVVNAKAIDFAYTRQQRMQVLIVTDHPKTVIDSVQNHMPRGITIIHNAEGAYNHQQKTILFTTISRYELSELEEALDESDEHAFASVTEAATIVGHFYEHKVE; encoded by the coding sequence ATGGATGATGTTCAACGAATGTTAAAGAGACATCAGTATCTTGCGAAAGCATCTACTGCCTTTATGTACGGGATTATGGTTTCTATAGCTATGAATTTCTTTTGGACACCAGGTAAAATTTATTCATCAGGTTTTACCGGTTTGTCTCAATTAATTAATACTTTAACCAGTCGTTACTTACCATTTACTATTTCACCATCAATTGGATTATTTGCTCTAAATATACCGTTCTTTCTTTTAGCATGGAAACAAATAGGTCATCAATTTACTTGTTTTACAATTTTGACTGTATTCCTTGCTAGTTTCATGATTAAGTCCTTACACCCAGTGTATTTAACTCATGATCCAATGATATGTGCAATTTTTGGTGGGGTTGTAAATGGTTTTGGAACAGGAATGAGTTTAAAAAATGAAATATCTACTGGTGGATTAGATATTCTTGGATTAGTTATTAGACGGAAAACTGGAAGAAGCATTGGTACTATAAATATATGTTTTAATATATTTATTATCACGGCGGCTGGATTTACATATGGTTGGCCATATGCTTTCTATTCAGCAATTGGTATTGTAGTTAATGCAAAAGCCATTGATTTTGCATATACAAGACAACAACGTATGCAAGTTTTAATAGTTACTGACCATCCAAAAACGGTTATTGATAGTGTTCAAAATCATATGCCTAGAGGTATTACAATTATTCATAATGCTGAAGGTGCTTATAACCATCAACAAAAGACTATCTTATTTACAACAATTTCTAGATATGAATTATCTGAATTAGAAGAAGCTTTAGATGAGTCTGATGAACACGCATTTGCCAGTGTTACTGAAGCAGCTACAATAGTTGGTCATTTCTATGAACATAAAGTAGAGTAG
- a CDS encoding CDP-glycerol glycerophosphotransferase family protein: protein MVGTVLKVIYVFLIKLVSLLFYFRKKSNVIYIMSFDNNLGLIKSMARQMPKNKNLYVYYEPANEAAATDLAAYGIKTVPFKNGLKLVFDLIPKIMASNIVFCDNYFPFLGGIFHPKELKIVQLWHANGAIKKFGWQDASTDKRSVFDKKRFQKVYDSFDEYVVASETMGNVFKNSYHVPFDRMKMIGYPRSDRLFKEKWIKIAKRRVYNFAPQLKNKRVILYAPTYRDDGKSFVPPKGLIESLTVDKNAIVVIKLHPLLRDLEAKLQKESTSDNVIFCNQLSTTDLLVVTDTLITDYSSVAFDYSLLPNAHSLLFFMFDLDEYKQNPGIQNDLLNWLPTKPITSLEDLQTAIKKDEAVDFSNFNHHWNKYNDGFATSRVIDRYIKTLK from the coding sequence ATGGTGGGGACTGTTTTGAAAGTTATTTATGTTTTTTTAATAAAGCTAGTTTCATTGCTTTTTTATTTTAGAAAAAAATCAAATGTAATTTATATAATGAGTTTTGATAACAACCTCGGATTGATTAAGTCCATGGCAAGGCAAATGCCCAAAAATAAGAACCTTTATGTATATTACGAGCCAGCAAATGAGGCTGCTGCAACTGATTTAGCAGCTTATGGAATAAAAACAGTTCCATTTAAAAATGGACTAAAGCTAGTGTTTGATTTAATTCCTAAAATAATGGCTAGCAATATAGTTTTTTGTGATAATTATTTTCCTTTCCTAGGTGGAATTTTTCATCCAAAAGAATTAAAAATTGTTCAATTGTGGCATGCTAATGGTGCTATTAAGAAATTTGGATGGCAAGATGCATCTACAGATAAAAGAAGTGTATTTGATAAGAAACGCTTCCAAAAAGTTTATGACAGCTTTGATGAATATGTAGTTGCTTCTGAAACCATGGGAAATGTATTTAAAAATAGTTATCATGTACCATTTGATAGAATGAAAATGATTGGTTATCCAAGATCAGACAGATTATTTAAAGAGAAATGGATTAAAATCGCTAAAAGAAGAGTTTATAATTTTGCCCCTCAGTTGAAAAATAAGAGAGTGATTTTATATGCACCTACTTATCGTGATGATGGGAAATCATTTGTTCCACCTAAGGGACTAATTGAATCTCTAACGGTTGATAAGAATGCGATAGTTGTGATTAAACTTCATCCATTATTAAGAGATTTGGAAGCCAAGCTACAAAAAGAATCAACTAGTGATAACGTTATTTTCTGTAATCAATTATCAACAACCGATTTGTTAGTGGTCACTGATACTTTAATTACAGACTATTCATCTGTTGCTTTTGATTATTCATTATTACCAAATGCACATTCACTATTGTTTTTTATGTTTGATTTAGATGAATACAAACAAAATCCTGGTATTCAAAATGATTTATTAAATTGGTTACCAACCAAACCAATTACTAGTTTAGAAGACTTACAAACAGCGATTAAAAAAGATGAGGCAGTTGATTTTTCCAATTTCAACCATCATTGGAACAAATATAATGATGGATTTGCTACTAGTCGAGTAATTGATCGCTATATTAAAACTTTAAAGTAA
- a CDS encoding ABC transporter permease — protein MKEVITLIKEQIQNLPIMFRVSKYQDKSDYQSHYLGIVWAYLYPIIQILIYWLVFGVGLKKGTSGSIDYLTWMVIGITPWFYMNSVTLAASKSIYTQVGMVSKMKFPVSVLPSIKILTNLSSFWAMLACSIVIGYLKGGVLPNIYWIQWLYYFFAMTCWLLAFGIFNSTVTILIRDYRIFLQSIMRVLFYMSGVLFNFETDAFPAFFVRFLQLNPFFYIVSGFRESMLGEDWFWQKPLLTLIFWLTVLFFLLVGSHLHYKFRSRFVDYI, from the coding sequence TTGAAGGAAGTCATTACATTAATAAAAGAACAAATTCAAAATTTGCCTATTATGTTTAGGGTATCTAAGTACCAAGACAAATCTGATTACCAAAGTCACTACTTAGGAATTGTCTGGGCTTATCTATATCCCATTATTCAAATCTTAATTTATTGGTTAGTTTTCGGTGTTGGATTAAAGAAGGGTACTTCTGGAAGCATTGATTATTTAACATGGATGGTTATTGGTATTACTCCATGGTTCTATATGAACAGTGTTACACTTGCTGCATCTAAGAGTATTTATACTCAAGTGGGAATGGTATCAAAAATGAAATTCCCAGTGAGTGTATTGCCTTCAATTAAGATTCTAACTAACTTAAGTTCATTCTGGGCTATGTTAGCTTGTTCAATTGTAATTGGATATTTAAAGGGTGGAGTATTGCCAAACATCTATTGGATTCAATGGTTATACTACTTCTTTGCAATGACATGCTGGTTGTTAGCATTTGGTATCTTTAACTCAACAGTTACTATCTTGATTAGAGATTACAGAATATTCTTACAATCTATTATGAGAGTATTATTCTACATGTCAGGGGTATTGTTTAATTTTGAAACTGATGCCTTTCCAGCTTTCTTCGTTAGATTCTTGCAATTAAATCCGTTCTTCTACATTGTTTCAGGATTTAGAGAATCTATGTTAGGAGAAGATTGGTTCTGGCAAAAACCATTACTAACATTAATTTTCTGGTTAACAGTATTATTCTTCTTACTTGTAGGTTCACATCTACATTACAAATTTAGATCACGCTTCGTTGATTACATTTAA